In Helicoverpa armigera isolate CAAS_96S chromosome 20, ASM3070526v1, whole genome shotgun sequence, one DNA window encodes the following:
- the LOC110379119 gene encoding 63 kDa chaperonin, mitochondrial, whose protein sequence is MYRSSHITRNTFKYFKATNINSCRFYAKEVRFGPDVRSLMLQGVDILADAVAVTMGPKGRNVILEQNLGAPKITKDGVTVAKGIELKDKFQNIGAKLVQNVANKTNEEAGDGTTTATVLARAIAKEGFENISRGANPIEIRKGVMLAVETVKQKLKEMSKAVNTSEEIEQVATISANGDKSIGKLIAAAMNRVGKNGVITVKDGKTLEDELEVIEGMKFDRGYVSPYFINSTKGPKVEYNDALILYSEKKIYNASQVVPALELANAHKKPLVIIAEDYDGEPLSVLVVNKLKIGLPVVAVKAPGFGEHRTNSLLDMAAATGGVLFEDDANLIRLEDCQAESFGQVGEVIITKDSTLLLKGRGDQNEIKQRIDQIKEELETATNSYDRERLIERLGRLQAGVAVLLIGGCSEVEVNEKKDRVNDALNATRAAVEEGIVPGGGTALLRCIPALDKLKPSNKDQEIGVSIVKKALRTPCITIASNAGFDGAVVVSKVEDMGPEYGYDALNNSYVNMLEKGIIDPTKVVRRALTDASGVASLLTTAEAVICDMPKQKEPPSPDYSALGGGDY, encoded by the coding sequence atgtatcgtTCATCGCATATAACgagaaatacttttaaatattttaaagcaacaaatattaattcatGTCGCTTTTACGCAAAAGAAGTAAGGTTTGGGCCGGACGTTCGGTCTCTCATGTTACAGGGAGTTGATATCTTAGCGGATGCCGTCGCTGTCACTATGGGCCCAAAAGGACGTAATGTAATTTTGGAACAAAATTTAGGAGCtcctaaaataacaaaagatgGTGTGACTGTAGCCAAAGGAATTgaattaaaagataaattccAGAATATTGGTGCTAAGCTGGTCCAGAATGTAGCAAACAAAACCAACGAAGAGGCTGGAGATGGAACGACCACAGCTACAGTATTAGCACGCGCTATTGCGAAAGAAGGATTTGAAAATATATCCAGGGGTGCTAATCCTATTGAAATAAGAAAGGGAGTTATGTTAGCGGTTGAAACcgttaaacaaaaattaaaggAAATGTCTAAAGCAGTAAACACTTCGGAGGAAATAGAACAAGTAGCTACAATATCCGCAAACGGTGATAAATCCATAGGTAAATTAATTGCGGCCGCTATGAACAGAGTAGGCAAAAATGGTGTCATTACTGTTAAAGATGGTAAAACATTAGAAGATGAACTAGAAGTCATAGAAGGCATGAAGTTTGACCGTGGTTACGTTTCACCATATTTCATAAATTCAACTAAAGGTCCAAAAGTCGAATACAATGACGCCTTAATTCTGTActctgaaaagaaaatatacaatGCGTCACAGGTGGTTCCAGCATTAGAGTTAGCAAATGCACATAAGAAACCGCTAGTCATAATTGCGGAAGATTATGACGGTGAACCATTGTCCGTATTAGTAgtgaataaattgaaaattggtTTACCGGTAGTAGCAGTCAAAGCTCCTGGTTTTGGCGAACATAGAACAAATTCTTTGCTTGACATGGCTGCCGCAACTGGTGGTGTGCTTTTCGAAGATGATGCAAACTTAATAAGGCTAGAGGATTGCCAGGCTGAGAGTTTTGGTCAAGTTGGTGAAGTAATCATTACAAAGGATTCAACCCTTTTACTAAAAGGGAGGGGtgatcaaaatgaaataaaacaacgcATCGatcaaataaaagaagaattaGAAACAGCTACAAATAGTTATGACCGCGAAAGGCTTATTGAGCGTTTGGGCAGACTACAGGCTGGCGTAGCTGTACTATTAATAGGAGGCTGTAGCGAGGTCGAAGTGAACGAGAAAAAGGATCGTGTCAATGACGCATTAAATGCTACTAGAGCAGCAGTTGAAGAAGGCATTGTACCTGGAGGTGGAACAGCACTTCTGCGATGTATACCTGCTCTGGACAAGCTAAAGCCTTCAAATAAAGATCAAGAAATTGGTGTCTCCATTGTTAAGAAAGCTTTGCGTACGCCTTGCATAACTATTGCTTCTAACGCTGGTTTCGATGGGGCAGTGGTTGTATCGAAAGTAGAAGACATGGGCCCCGAATATGGTTATGACGCGTTAAATAATTCATATGTGAATATGCTTGAGAAAGGTATAATAGATCCTACTAAAGTTGTAAGAAGAGCTTTAACTGATGCTAGTGGCGTAGCGTCATTACTAACTACCGCCGAAGCAGTTATTTGTGACATGCCAAAACAAAAGGAACCACCATCACCAGACTATTCTGCTCTTGGAGGTGGTGACTATTAG
- the LOC110379113 gene encoding uncharacterized protein LOC110379113: MNSSNKPIILNLEIGDQLTTISCGHVLVELIKFIAYQRLQIPYSYQWLKHIVTKKKISEDEEVKESFQSERHFRAASTALENLDFILKSLQKEIGGPSIPEEVCISLGATPVTCKEMYRVLLPVACHKPQCHSTLIANDQKIQRSVFRTLVTSEKLSQFFFNQLSPTNLYVFIKKKLVNNLDTILDNENFVFTSGCRIPRNSKIIVLDFRTKTFDNLTCCNEFQIFGDMVSENPQNLVIEPSDENDDEFNEIESTDDVKWYQSSYVMKGFKDCIVNGSSITNAWLNS, from the exons atgaattcatCAAACAAAcccattattttaaacttagaaATAGGTGACCAATTAACCACAATATCTTGTGGTCATGTTCTGGTGGAGCTAATCAAGTTTATCGCTTATCAAAGACTGCAAATACCTTATTCATATCAGTGGTTAAAACATATTGTtacgaagaaaaaaataagcgaAGACGAGGAAGTAAAGGAAAGTTTTCAATCTGAAAGACACTTTCGGGCAGCGTCAACAGCGTTGGAAAACTTGGATTTCATTCTAAAG AGTCTTCAAAAAGAGATTGGTGGTCCGTCAATCCCTGAGGAAGTGTGTATCAGTCTTGGTGCTACTCCAGTGACCTGTAAGGAGATGTACAGGGTACTCCTGCCAGTAGCATGCCATAAGCCACAGTGTCACTCTACACTCATAGCCAATGATCAGAAAATACAGAGAAGTGTATTTAG GACATTAGTGACATCAGAAAAATTAAGCCAATTTTTCTTCAACCAGCTCTCACCAACCAacctatatgtttttattaagaaaaagcTTGTGAACAATCTAGACACAATACTTGACAATGAAAACTTTGTCTTTACAAGTGGTTGTAGAATACCAAGAAACTCTAAAATAATTGTTCTGGACTTCAGAACTAAAACATTTGACAACCTCACCTGTTGCAATGAGTTTCAGATATTTGGAGATATGGTTTCTGAGAACCCCCAAAACTTAGTAATAGAACCTTCTGAtgagaatgatgatgaattcAATGAGATTGAATCCACAGATGATGTGAAGTGGTATCAGTCTTCTTATGTTATGAAGGGATTTAAAGACTGTATTGTTAATGGCAGTTCTATTACGAACGCCTGGCTCAATTCTTGA
- the LOC110379112 gene encoding beta-1,3-galactosyltransferase 5: MRRKFVYMSLLFGIVLTSWIYWKSKTEFHNTVTILRRKSYTLRDVTLKPDSTTCKSQTFLVIIVTSYVGHVELRSAHRRAMPAEELRKINATRVFLLAQIPEKEKYISQSAINDENNTFGDILQGKFVENYRNLTYKHLMGLKWASTTCHEASFILKVDDDTVYNLNKTYNLLKTIDNPTGLLMGYMLNNTKPRRNKENKWYVTYDEYPRSEYPSYLSGWYYITTPKVAAVLCDEAIYHPYFWIDDIFVSGLLRESLGVKLKQLPDKFWLAYYELLECCLNDMIKKSIKCDYVVGPNGGRNNLILEFNDAIRNCNSWGNCTVRSQDQDLEKKCIAHKERTIFGDGGKAEIQYVKLK; this comes from the exons atgcgGAGAAAGTTTGTTTACATGAGTTTACTTTTTGGAATAGTATTAACGTCTTGGATTTATTGGAAATCTAAAACAGAATTTCATAACACTGTTACTATTCTTAGGAGAAAAAGTTACACGTTAAGAGATGTAACTCTTAAACCAGACAGCACAACATGCaaaa GCCAAACATTTCTAGTAATTATTGTGACCTCGTACGTAGGACATGTAGAATTAAGGAGTGCTCACAGGAGAGCTATGCCTGCCGAGGAACtgagaaaaataaatgcaaCCAGAGTATTTCTACTGGCCCAAATCCCTGAGAAAGAAAA ATACATAAGTCAATCTGCAATAAATGATGAAAACAACACTTTTGGTGACATTCTACAAGGAAAATTTGTAGAAAATTACCGAAACTTAACATACAAACATTTGATGGGTTTGAAATGGGCCTCCACAACATGCCATGAAGCATCATTCATTCTCAAAGTGGATGATGACACTGTGTATAACTTGAACAAAACATacaatttacttaaaacaattgacaatcctACTGGCTTATTAATGGGCTACATGTTGAACAATACCAAGCCTAGAaggaataaagaaaacaaatggTATGTTACGTATGACGAGTATCCAAGATCAGAGTATCCATCTTATCTCTCTGGTTGGTATTATATAACAACCCCTAAAGTAGCAGCCGTACTATGTGACGAAGCAATCTATCACCCATACTTCTGGATAGATGACATTTTTGTCTCTGGGCTTCTCAGGGAGTCACTTGGGGTTAAGTTAAAACAATTACCAGACAAATTCTGGCTAGCATATTATGAGTTACTTGAATGTTGCCTAAATGATATGATAAAGAAATCAATAAAATGCGATTATGTAGTAGGACCAAATGGTGGAAGAAATAACTTAATACTGGAATTTAATGATGCCATTAGAAATTGTAATAGTTGGGGGAACTGTACTGTGAGAAGTCAGGATcaagatttagaaaaaaaatgtattgcaCACAAGGAACGCACCATATTTGGTGACGGTGGTAAAGCAGAAATTCAGtatgtgaaattaaaataa